AAAAGCATTACCACTCCATTTCAGCCAGAGTCGCTTCTGATTTGCCAGCCAATAATTTCTGGGAGCAGGTTGGATTTTCGATATATCAGCAAGTTAAAGGTGGTCATACTACAAAACGCACAATCAATATCAGGGGTCACTCCTTAGAAGATAATGACCTTTTATCAGGCTTAACCAATGAATCAACTGGAATTGAGCCAATAGGTCCTGTGCTAGAGCGTCCAGTCTATGCTTTAGATTTGAACCTACTGCTGGATGTCTTCAAAGCGCGCCCAGGGTATAAGAAAGTCGTAAAAATTATGCAGGTCGGTTTTCAAGGTGGATTTTCGATTTGTGTAACGCCTGAGTTTAAAAAAGAATTAGAGCGTCAGTCAGCCAGTTATTCTGATGACCCCGTTCTTAGATTGGCCGCTGTATTTCCCGAGGTTAGCACTGATGCTGATGTTACAAGCATTGCTGAACCGCTTAGAGATATTGTCTTTCCTTTAAGAACATCTACTAGGAAGTCTGCACAGAATGATGAGTCAGACCTTATACATCTGGCATATATGGTGAGCCTGTGGTTGTGGTTTCTTGGGTTGATTACCCGCTGCTGTGGGGCACCATGGCTTTCATTTTAAACTTCGTTCCCAATTTAGGTTCCCTGTTGGCTGCGGTACCGGCGTCTTGCTGGCACTGGTTCAATTGGGTGTGCCTGAGGCCGTTTACACGGGGCTTGGGTTACTTAGTGATAAATTGGTTATCGCAATGTGGTAGAGCCGCGCATGATGGGTAAAGGCCTGAACCTGTCGACCTTAGTGGTGTTTCTATCTTTGGTGTTTTGGGGCTGGGTGTTG
This genomic interval from Simiduia curdlanivorans contains the following:
- a CDS encoding GNAT family N-acetyltransferase, with amino-acid sequence MDYAILKQFDQVSVYVRQVAEIADKNKGAFGFLSSSVYEQMASKGQLWVAINNSNELKGYLMFGGTMPTLKVFQIYACPSVKGQGVGKRLISALKNHAREKHYHSISARVASDLPANNFWEQVGFSIYQQVKGGHTTKRTINIRGHSLEDNDLLSGLTNESTGIEPIGPVLERPVYALDLNLLLDVFKARPGYKKVVKIMQVGFQGGFSICVTPEFKKELERQSASYSDDPVLRLAAVFPEVSTDADVTSIAEPLRDIVFPLRTSTRKSAQNDESDLIHLAYMVSLWLWFLGLITRCCGAPWLSF